The Toxoplasma gondii ME49 unplaced genomic scaffold asmbl.1633, whole genome shotgun sequence sequence TCTTAATCTGTGCGCCTTCCGGATTGGGggagtatatatatatatatatacattgcGAGTTGGACTCCTGGTGTTTATGTACGTCAGACAAAAGCACTTGTGGAAGCCCAGGCGTCCTGCTAGAAAAAAGGAAGTGTAATCCCTTTgggttttctttttctcgcatgcatgcagtggctGCTCGGAGAAGTCGAACGCCATTTCCACCGGGcgctggcgcatgcaggcgagtGCGTCGGCGCCATTGCAGCACAGTCTATCGGAGAACCTGCGACGCAGATGACTCTCAACACTTTCCACTTTGCCGGTGTCGGAAGCAAAAACGTGACGCTCGGTGTGCCGCGCCTCAAGGAGTTGATCAATGTCGCGAAGCAGGTCAAGA is a genomic window containing:
- a CDS encoding DNA-directed RNA polymerase, putative (encoded by transcript TGME49_326700) — its product is MQWLLGEVERHFHRALAHAGECVGAIAAQSIGEPATQMTLNTFHFAGVGSKNVTLGVPRLKELINVAKQVKTPSLTVYLQDEIAMDQERAKDVQVR